One bacterium DNA window includes the following coding sequences:
- a CDS encoding nucleotide sugar dehydrogenase produces the protein MDLKAKIESKQAVLGIVGLGYVGLPLLIEFARKGFSIIGLDIDQSKIDKLSAGKSYIKHIPSKDIEEINGLGKVKYTADFAKSPEADVILIALPTPLDEHREPDLSYIEVTSHELKKYLRAGQMFILESSTWPGTTDEVMRPILEESGKKCGVDFWVAFSPEREDPNNQNFTIRTIPKIVGADDPYARECAISLYGCITTPVPVSSTRAAESAKLLENIFRSVNIALVNEMKQILERMGIDVWEVIKAASTKPFGFMPFYPGPGLGGHCIPIDPFYLTWKAREFDMPTRFIELAGEINTNMPYYVFEKTLEAINEQGKSLKNAKVLILGAAYKKDIDDMRETPAFKVIEILHERGCTVDYHDPYVPKLPATRKYQYEMSSVPLTAENVKKYDVVIVITDHTDVDYELVRKHASLIIDTRNVYKLYGKLGDGNIVKA, from the coding sequence ATGGACCTCAAAGCAAAGATCGAATCCAAGCAGGCCGTACTGGGTATCGTTGGACTGGGTTATGTGGGATTGCCTCTGCTCATAGAATTTGCACGCAAGGGGTTCTCCATCATTGGGCTTGACATCGACCAGAGCAAGATCGACAAGCTGAGCGCCGGTAAGAGCTACATCAAGCATATTCCCTCGAAGGATATCGAGGAGATCAATGGTCTGGGCAAGGTGAAATACACTGCCGATTTCGCAAAATCCCCTGAGGCGGATGTCATCCTCATCGCCCTACCGACCCCGCTTGACGAGCACCGCGAGCCGGATCTCTCCTACATCGAGGTCACCTCGCATGAGCTGAAAAAGTATCTGCGCGCCGGGCAGATGTTCATTCTCGAGTCGAGCACCTGGCCGGGCACCACCGACGAGGTGATGCGGCCGATCCTCGAGGAGTCCGGCAAGAAGTGCGGCGTCGATTTCTGGGTTGCCTTCTCGCCGGAGCGCGAGGATCCCAATAACCAGAATTTCACCATCCGCACCATTCCTAAAATCGTCGGCGCCGATGATCCCTACGCTCGCGAATGCGCGATCAGCCTCTACGGTTGTATCACTACGCCGGTGCCGGTCAGCAGCACCCGCGCTGCCGAGTCCGCCAAACTGCTCGAGAACATCTTTCGCAGCGTTAACATCGCCCTGGTCAACGAGATGAAGCAGATCCTCGAGCGCATGGGCATCGACGTCTGGGAGGTGATCAAGGCGGCCTCGACCAAGCCCTTCGGCTTCATGCCCTTCTATCCCGGCCCCGGCCTCGGAGGCCATTGCATCCCGATCGATCCTTTCTATCTGACCTGGAAGGCGCGTGAATTCGATATGCCCACCCGCTTTATCGAACTGGCCGGAGAAATAAACACCAACATGCCCTACTACGTCTTTGAAAAGACCCTCGAGGCCATCAATGAGCAGGGTAAAAGCCTCAAAAACGCCAAAGTGCTGATCCTCGGTGCCGCCTACAAGAAGGATATCGATGACATGCGCGAGACGCCGGCCTTCAAGGTCATCGAGATCCTCCACGAGCGCGGCTGCACGGTGGACTATCACGACCCCTATGTGCCCAAGCTGCCGGCGACGCGCAAGTATCAGTACGAGATGAGCAGCGTGCCGCTCACCGCAGAGAACGTCAAAAAGTACGATGTGGTCATCGTCATCACCGACCACACCGATGTCGATTACGAGCTGGTACGCAAGCACGCCAGCCTGATCATCGACACCCGCAATGTCTACAAGCTCTACGGCAAGCTCGGCGACGGCAATATCGTCAAGGCGTAA